The sequence AGCCAGCCAAATTCTTACTCGATTATTTTGGCTTCGATTCAGGTCTAATTCCAACGATCAAACCAACCTTTGCTCCGCAGGGTGAGTTAAGTGCGTCGGCAGCAGCCGAGCTTGGTCTCTCTGCCGGAACGCCCATTACCTATCGCGCTGGCGATCAACCCAACAATGCCTTCTCGCTGAACGTATTGGAGCCAGGTCAGATTGCGGCCACTGCCGGGACCTCAGGTGTCGTTTATGGCGTCAGCGACCAGATTAGCTACGATTCAAAATCGCGGGTCAACACCTTTTTGCACGTCAGCCACACGGCCCAGACACCCCGTTATGGTGTGTTGATGTGCGTTAACGGAACTGGCATTCTCAACAGTTGGCTACGCAACCAGGTATTACGTCGCAGCATTGGTTACGATGAGATGAATGTTCTGGCTCATGAAGCCCCCATCGGCGCTGACGGGTTACTATGCCTGCCTTTTGGCAATGGAGCCGAACGTATTCTTGAAAACGCCGATTTAGGCGCTTCATTTCATGGTCTGCAATTAACCCGGCATGGTTTACCGCATTTCATCCGTGCCGCTCAGGAAGGGATAGTATTTGCGTTATATTATGGCATCCAGATCATGGAGAGCGTTGGTGTGGGTTTGCAAACGATCAGAGCGGGTGAGGCCAATATGTTCCTGAGTCCTCTTTTCCGCGACACACTCGCCAACCTGACCGGTGCGTCTATCGAACTTTACAACACCGATGGCGCACAAGGCGCAGCCCGCGGAGCCGGTATAGGATTGGGTTATTATAAAAATGCCACTGAAGCCTTTGCCGGTTTGCACGTTGTCCGCACCATCGAGCCAGACATGCGGGCGCAGGAAGCCT comes from Spirosoma aureum and encodes:
- a CDS encoding xylulokinase translates to MYFLGFDLGSSSVKACLVNAESGTAVASAFFPETEMAIEAPQPGFAEQQPENWWKNACLASKAVLKKANVQPGDVKAIGISYQMHGLVVVDKDFTVLRPSIIWCDSRAVPFGNRAFDDLGHDRTLQHLLNSPGNFTAAKLAWVKAHEPDVYAQMHKFMLPGDYLAARMTGDIVTTASGLSEGVFWDFQDDQPAKFLLDYFGFDSGLIPTIKPTFAPQGELSASAAAELGLSAGTPITYRAGDQPNNAFSLNVLEPGQIAATAGTSGVVYGVSDQISYDSKSRVNTFLHVSHTAQTPRYGVLMCVNGTGILNSWLRNQVLRRSIGYDEMNVLAHEAPIGADGLLCLPFGNGAERILENADLGASFHGLQLTRHGLPHFIRAAQEGIVFALYYGIQIMESVGVGLQTIRAGEANMFLSPLFRDTLANLTGASIELYNTDGAQGAARGAGIGLGYYKNATEAFAGLHVVRTIEPDMRAQEAYRDTYERWLEVLHQND